In Synechococcus sp. Nb3U1, one DNA window encodes the following:
- a CDS encoding glycosyltransferase 61 family protein, whose protein sequence is MDPSLALPFSPLKLASIGEDWWQGNYAQVATYLQQQIEQGSDAPETYWCLGSVYCILGQELEAQLIWQEGVLLWVAAGGSEPEATHRLAKALEEMGEDLWGRGHWPQAATLYRQLLDLRDAFPEPEVSSAQVLAAHRIGLTQGRSRLWSSAATWFEQACQRDPTAAESFLQWGLALIKLGRWREAIESLQRAAYLQPDDGAEPWVQLGMVWLDLGDPQQAILCFEAAAVRDPLAKGLYSYWVEALIHLDQPDAALEMLGRAVETEQEWLQAWWRALAQRDQKRDSLQNLLLLLLELGWTGVGSGSRRQDLQQDPEDLWLEVYSAWRQRFALIPAQAPVAQENALSEGKSSDLWPAPAQGYLTTWQWHQATGEGLYRRLDAADSLSLQSPPSSDLNVGQKLRPQRIPLPETFVVEIPQGSVHVGHYPRHLYASFGSAILTRRGELLTDLSLCLPPPEFLDQDYWPDHLQHHPILGLPHLPPPIRLDGPVALLPLGAVNYFHWMVDILPALDILRRAGLLNHPIPILIQGYQGKPFQRQTLVTLGIPPERILSFEALGGSHVQAQILIVPSAAGPVGCLTPRGLGVLRQLGQDSQVRSEPGPRRIYISRSRARWRRVVNEAEVLACLQPLGFVSVQLETLSLPAQIALMQGAEAVIGIHGAGLTNLVFCQPQTTVIEIFPSNAVLPYFWTIAQVAELRYFPWVAPVCDPALVSLLASPDLDREDAWVRIPELLSVLEQAGLTC, encoded by the coding sequence ATGGATCCCAGCCTAGCTCTCCCGTTCTCCCCCCTAAAGCTTGCTTCGATCGGTGAGGATTGGTGGCAAGGGAATTACGCACAAGTTGCCACCTATTTGCAGCAGCAAATTGAACAGGGATCCGATGCGCCCGAGACCTACTGGTGTTTGGGATCCGTTTACTGCATTCTTGGTCAGGAACTGGAGGCTCAACTCATTTGGCAGGAGGGAGTGTTGCTTTGGGTAGCGGCAGGGGGTTCTGAACCCGAGGCCACCCATCGTTTGGCTAAGGCGCTAGAGGAGATGGGGGAGGATTTGTGGGGTAGAGGTCATTGGCCGCAGGCGGCAACTCTGTACAGACAGCTCTTGGATTTGAGGGATGCTTTCCCCGAGCCGGAGGTTTCTTCTGCTCAGGTTTTGGCGGCACACCGCATCGGTTTGACCCAAGGGCGAAGTCGGCTCTGGTCATCGGCGGCGACTTGGTTTGAGCAGGCTTGTCAACGGGATCCGACTGCAGCGGAGAGTTTTTTGCAGTGGGGTCTGGCTCTGATCAAGCTGGGTCGATGGAGAGAGGCTATTGAATCTTTGCAACGGGCGGCATACCTTCAGCCTGATGATGGGGCCGAGCCTTGGGTGCAGTTGGGCATGGTATGGCTGGATTTAGGGGATCCTCAACAGGCGATCCTGTGTTTTGAGGCTGCCGCAGTCCGGGATCCCTTGGCCAAGGGCCTTTACAGCTATTGGGTGGAGGCGCTGATCCACCTGGATCAACCAGATGCCGCCCTGGAAATGTTGGGGCGGGCGGTAGAAACAGAACAAGAGTGGTTACAGGCTTGGTGGAGGGCCTTGGCTCAGCGAGATCAGAAGAGAGATTCTTTGCAAAATCTGCTGCTCTTGCTGCTGGAGCTTGGGTGGACTGGAGTTGGCTCCGGATCCCGCCGCCAAGATCTACAACAAGATCCAGAGGATCTGTGGTTAGAGGTCTATTCGGCTTGGCGGCAACGCTTTGCTCTGATCCCTGCCCAAGCGCCGGTCGCTCAGGAGAATGCCCTGTCTGAAGGGAAGTCATCGGATCTCTGGCCTGCTCCGGCTCAGGGCTACCTAACCACCTGGCAATGGCATCAGGCAACGGGGGAAGGTCTGTATCGACGCCTGGACGCAGCCGATAGCCTGAGCTTACAGTCTCCCCCTTCCTCCGACCTGAATGTAGGACAAAAATTGCGCCCGCAGCGGATCCCTTTGCCCGAGACCTTTGTTGTAGAAATTCCCCAGGGATCCGTACATGTGGGCCACTATCCCCGCCATCTTTACGCCAGCTTTGGCAGTGCTATTCTGACCCGCCGAGGGGAACTGCTCACGGATTTATCCCTGTGTTTGCCACCGCCAGAATTTCTCGACCAAGACTACTGGCCGGATCACCTCCAGCACCATCCCATCTTGGGCTTACCGCATCTCCCTCCGCCGATCCGGCTGGATGGCCCTGTAGCCTTGCTGCCTTTGGGGGCGGTTAACTACTTCCACTGGATGGTGGATATTCTGCCTGCCCTCGATATCCTGCGCCGAGCCGGGCTCCTCAACCATCCCATCCCGATCCTGATTCAGGGCTATCAGGGCAAACCTTTTCAACGGCAAACCTTGGTCACCCTAGGGATCCCGCCGGAACGCATTCTTAGTTTTGAGGCATTGGGGGGATCCCATGTGCAAGCCCAAATCTTGATTGTCCCCTCAGCCGCTGGCCCCGTGGGTTGTCTGACCCCTAGAGGGTTGGGGGTTTTGCGGCAGTTGGGCCAAGATAGCCAGGTCAGATCCGAGCCAGGCCCCCGTCGCATTTACATCAGTCGCAGCAGGGCTCGTTGGCGGCGAGTGGTGAATGAAGCCGAGGTACTGGCGTGTTTGCAGCCTCTGGGGTTTGTGTCGGTGCAGCTAGAGACCCTCTCCTTGCCAGCGCAGATCGCCCTCATGCAGGGGGCAGAAGCGGTGATCGGCATTCATGGGGCGGGCCTGACCAATCTCGTCTTTTGTCAGCCCCAGACCACGGTGATCGAGATTTTCCCCAGCAACGCTGTATTGCCCTATTTTTGGACGATTGCCCAGGTGGCGGAGTTGAGGTATTTCCCCTGGGTGGCCCCGGTTTGCGATCCGGCCTTGGTGTCCCTCTTGGCTAGCCCAGATCTGGATCGAGAAGATGCCTGGGTGCGGATCCCAGAATTGCTCAGTGTGTTGGAACAGGCAGGCCTAACTTGCTGA
- the hisD gene encoding histidinol dehydrogenase: MLRIVTQMIEAEAELRRISERTQADQNIHRESTVREILQSVRRQGDRALLEYTAEFDQVELSLSELKVSGAELEAAYQAVSPQLLSALRLAKQRIEAFHRQRVPSSWVSFPAPEIVLGKQYRPVDRAGLYIPGGRAAYPSTVLMNAIPAQVAGVPEIVLVTPPGSDGSGGKGISPAILVAAQEAGIQTIYRVGGAQAIGALAYGTETIPKVDVITGPGNIYVTLAKKQVYGTVGIDSLAGPSEVLIIADESANPTHLAADLLAQAEHDPLAAALLLTPDPKLAQKVQQAVAVQMEAHPNRLMVEKSVVNYGLIAVVPDLATAVALSNLFAPEHLELQVADPWALLEPIRHAGAIFLGHHTPEAVGDYLAGPNHTLPTAGAARYASALGVETFLKHSSLIQYGSMALREVAAAIQALTQAEGLPAHGQSVQLRLSEED; the protein is encoded by the coding sequence ATGCTGAGAATCGTCACCCAGATGATCGAGGCTGAAGCCGAGCTCAGACGGATCTCGGAGCGCACTCAGGCTGACCAAAACATCCACCGCGAATCGACGGTGCGGGAGATCCTACAATCGGTACGCCGTCAAGGGGATCGGGCCCTGCTGGAATACACAGCAGAGTTTGATCAGGTGGAGTTGAGTCTCTCGGAGCTGAAGGTGTCTGGGGCAGAGCTAGAAGCGGCCTACCAAGCCGTGTCTCCCCAGTTGCTTTCCGCCCTTCGCCTAGCCAAACAGCGCATTGAAGCCTTTCACCGGCAGCGGGTGCCCAGCAGTTGGGTGAGTTTTCCTGCCCCGGAAATTGTTCTGGGCAAGCAGTATCGCCCCGTGGATCGAGCCGGTCTGTATATTCCCGGTGGGCGTGCTGCCTATCCCAGCACCGTGTTGATGAACGCCATTCCCGCTCAGGTGGCGGGGGTGCCGGAAATTGTCCTGGTAACGCCACCGGGATCTGACGGTTCGGGGGGGAAAGGGATCAGTCCAGCCATTTTGGTGGCCGCCCAAGAAGCCGGGATCCAGACCATCTATCGAGTCGGGGGAGCTCAGGCGATCGGGGCGCTGGCCTACGGCACCGAGACGATCCCGAAGGTGGATGTGATCACCGGCCCCGGCAATATCTACGTCACCCTGGCCAAAAAGCAGGTGTATGGCACGGTGGGCATCGACTCTCTAGCCGGGCCTTCCGAGGTGTTGATCATCGCCGATGAGAGTGCTAACCCCACCCATTTGGCGGCTGATTTGCTGGCCCAGGCAGAACATGATCCTCTGGCGGCGGCGCTCCTCTTGACCCCCGATCCGAAACTGGCCCAAAAGGTGCAGCAGGCGGTGGCGGTTCAAATGGAAGCCCATCCCAACCGTCTGATGGTGGAAAAGTCAGTGGTGAATTACGGGTTAATCGCGGTAGTGCCGGATCTGGCCACGGCTGTGGCCTTGTCCAACCTGTTTGCACCGGAGCACCTGGAGCTGCAGGTGGCGGATCCCTGGGCGTTGTTGGAGCCGATTCGCCATGCGGGAGCGATTTTCTTGGGGCACCACACCCCGGAAGCTGTGGGGGATTATCTGGCCGGCCCCAACCATACGTTGCCCACTGCTGGGGCAGCCCGTTATGCATCGGCTTTGGGGGTCGAGACATTCCTCAAGCATTCCAGCCTAATCCAGTACGGTTCCATGGCGCTGCGGGAGGTAGCGGCGGCCATTCAGGCTCTCACCCAGGCGGAGGGGTTACCGGCCCATGGCCAGTCGGTGCAGCTGCGGTTGTCAGAAGAAGATTAG
- the ruvB gene encoding Holliday junction branch migration DNA helicase RuvB, which translates to MAIISSRDADHPQRGTKQGKARRASLDANADSQYSKQQSISASDSLVLAAGNAPKTGEDLLQPQAHPAEGPEESLRPRTLAEYIGQTELKEVLAIVIAAARSRQEPLDHMLFYGPPGLGKTTVAAALAAEMGSQFYMTTAPALESPRDIAGYLVRLKRGDVLFIDEIHRLPKVTEELLYPAMEDFRLDITIGKGRSARMTSLTLERFTLVGATTRVGALTSPLRDRFGQVQRLRFYEPHELVQIVLRTARLLNTTIDPEGAAEIAQRSRGTPRIANRLFKRVRDYAQVRGDGHISQAVAAAALELFHVDPMGLDWTDRKLLTMLVEQFGGGPVGLDTMAAVTGEDPQTIEEVYEPYLLQIGYLQRTARGRVITPAALRHLGYEAQSPLPLWS; encoded by the coding sequence ATGGCCATTATTTCCTCACGAGATGCTGATCACCCGCAACGGGGCACAAAACAAGGGAAGGCTCGAAGAGCGTCTTTAGACGCCAACGCAGACTCCCAATACTCCAAACAACAAAGCATCTCTGCCTCCGATTCTTTGGTGCTGGCGGCTGGAAATGCCCCCAAAACCGGTGAGGACTTGTTGCAGCCCCAAGCCCACCCTGCCGAAGGGCCAGAGGAATCCCTACGTCCCCGCACTCTTGCGGAGTACATTGGCCAAACGGAACTTAAGGAAGTGTTGGCCATCGTGATCGCGGCGGCCCGTTCCCGCCAAGAACCCTTGGATCACATGCTGTTCTACGGCCCACCCGGCCTGGGCAAAACCACAGTGGCGGCAGCTTTGGCGGCTGAAATGGGATCCCAGTTTTACATGACCACTGCCCCGGCCCTAGAAAGCCCCCGCGACATTGCCGGTTACCTGGTGCGTCTGAAGCGGGGGGATGTGCTCTTTATTGACGAAATTCACCGTCTGCCCAAAGTCACGGAAGAGTTGCTCTATCCGGCCATGGAGGATTTTCGCCTCGATATCACCATTGGTAAAGGCCGTTCCGCCCGCATGACCTCTCTGACCTTGGAGCGTTTCACCTTGGTGGGGGCTACCACCCGCGTTGGGGCGCTCACTTCTCCATTACGGGATCGCTTTGGCCAGGTGCAACGGCTACGCTTTTATGAGCCTCACGAGTTGGTGCAGATTGTTCTGCGCACCGCCCGCCTTTTGAATACCACCATTGATCCCGAAGGGGCTGCCGAGATTGCTCAGCGCTCCCGAGGGACACCGCGTATTGCCAACCGCTTGTTCAAACGGGTGCGAGATTATGCCCAGGTGCGAGGGGATGGCCACATTAGCCAAGCTGTTGCCGCCGCCGCCCTAGAATTGTTCCATGTAGATCCGATGGGACTAGATTGGACGGATCGCAAATTGTTAACCATGCTCGTGGAGCAATTTGGGGGTGGGCCTGTGGGGTTGGATACGATGGCAGCGGTCACCGGTGAGGATCCCCAGACGATTGAGGAAGTGTACGAGCCTTACCTGCTACAAATCGGCTATTTACAACGCACCGCCCGGGGGCGGGTGATCACTCCTGCTGCACTACGGCACCTGGGCTACGAAGCTCAATCTCCCCTGCCTCTGTGGAGCTGA
- a CDS encoding phycobilisome rod-core linker polypeptide produces the protein MGINASGGTVVSSPRLYQTVPVSTISQAEQQDRYLGRTELDRLDDFFSSGLKRLEIAQVIAANSEIIVSRAANRIFTGGSPMAYLERPEVVEDVKEGFKLGTAFYVESTGGFVEAIRNIFSASGVEIPPNFRPINVSRYGASNMRKSLRDMSWFLRYVTYALVAGDPSIITVNTRGLREIIENACSAEATIVAIQEMKRASAGYFRQDAAATAIINQYFDVLLSEFIAPTPSDKLRQRNASTADGTSLQGLQLPQIYNAAAEKVPVFAMKPGLSNSEKEDAIKAAYRQVFERDIRRAYSLKVSDLESKVKNGEISMKEFIRRLGKSELYRKQFYEPFINSRVVELAFRHFLGRAPETREEVQTYFSIISAKGLAGLVDALVDSREYSDYFGEETVPYLRKLGVEAQTSANWGAKFDLYNYAAPRRKVPQFVTLFARYDRPLPDQHVYGSGNDPLEIQFGAIFPKETQSPSTRPALFNKDVKRILIRRGFALANERTTPNTAPIPSSLGAKIFKLTQAPINRSSKIGSRSGATGSEGSTQAVIRACYQQVYGYVPYEGQRLTRWEIKLESGEITVKEFVRQLAKSDLFRNKYWSSLYVCKAIEFIHRKLLGRPTYGRQEMNPLFDIASKKGFYAVVDAILESEDYRQAFGEDTVPYERYLTPGGLSLRRMRPGSSDMAATKPIRTDDEIPLFVKLGQPQDLPSGELEIQRRAQQGVPKVRQETPIFKLTSIANKAEVNNLIRAAYRQVFERDMDIYSVSSELSVAESKLRNGEITVKEFIEALGCSELYRSEFYAPHPNTKVIELGTKHFLGRAPLNQQEIRKYNQILATQGVKAFVRALLNTQEYRDVFNEDVVPYRRFPTLPAANFPNTQDLYGRLTKQNEELVVPSFSPVGNDRS, from the coding sequence ATGGGTATCAACGCATCAGGTGGCACAGTCGTCTCCAGCCCCCGTCTTTACCAAACCGTGCCCGTATCGACCATCTCCCAGGCGGAACAGCAGGATCGCTATCTGGGGCGCACCGAGCTGGATCGTCTTGATGATTTTTTCTCCAGCGGACTGAAACGGCTGGAGATCGCCCAGGTGATTGCAGCCAACTCCGAAATCATCGTCAGTCGTGCCGCCAACCGCATCTTCACAGGGGGGTCGCCGATGGCCTACCTGGAGCGACCGGAAGTGGTCGAAGATGTGAAGGAGGGCTTTAAGCTAGGCACCGCCTTCTACGTCGAATCCACTGGTGGCTTTGTCGAGGCTATTCGTAATATTTTCAGTGCCAGTGGCGTCGAAATTCCTCCCAACTTCCGCCCTATCAACGTTTCCCGCTATGGCGCTTCGAATATGCGCAAATCCTTGCGGGATATGAGTTGGTTCCTGCGCTACGTCACCTATGCTCTGGTAGCTGGGGATCCCAGCATCATCACCGTCAACACCCGTGGCCTGCGGGAGATCATCGAAAACGCCTGTTCCGCCGAGGCCACCATCGTCGCCATACAAGAGATGAAGCGGGCTTCCGCCGGTTACTTCCGTCAAGATGCCGCCGCCACCGCCATCATCAACCAATATTTCGATGTCTTGCTGAGCGAGTTCATCGCCCCTACCCCTTCCGACAAGCTGCGGCAACGCAACGCCAGCACCGCCGATGGCACCAGCCTGCAAGGGCTACAACTGCCCCAGATCTACAATGCGGCTGCCGAGAAAGTGCCGGTATTCGCCATGAAGCCAGGGCTTTCCAACTCCGAAAAAGAAGATGCCATCAAAGCGGCCTACCGCCAAGTGTTCGAGCGGGATATCCGTCGTGCCTACAGCCTCAAGGTTTCCGATCTGGAATCGAAAGTAAAAAACGGCGAGATCTCCATGAAGGAGTTTATCCGTCGCTTGGGCAAATCGGAGCTGTACCGCAAGCAGTTTTACGAACCGTTCATCAATAGCCGTGTCGTGGAGCTAGCCTTCCGCCATTTCTTGGGACGGGCGCCCGAAACCCGCGAAGAGGTGCAAACCTACTTCTCGATCATCTCGGCAAAAGGCTTGGCCGGGTTGGTGGATGCTTTAGTAGATAGCCGCGAATACAGTGACTACTTCGGCGAAGAAACCGTGCCCTATCTGCGCAAACTGGGGGTAGAAGCCCAAACCAGCGCCAACTGGGGAGCCAAATTCGACCTCTACAACTACGCTGCTCCGCGGCGCAAAGTGCCCCAATTCGTCACCCTCTTCGCCCGCTACGATCGGCCTCTGCCGGATCAGCACGTCTACGGCTCTGGCAATGATCCGCTGGAAATCCAGTTTGGCGCCATTTTCCCGAAAGAGACCCAATCGCCTAGCACTCGCCCAGCGCTGTTCAACAAAGATGTCAAGCGCATCTTGATCCGGCGCGGCTTTGCCCTAGCCAACGAGCGCACCACCCCCAATACCGCACCGATTCCCAGCAGCTTGGGGGCTAAGATCTTCAAGCTCACCCAAGCCCCGATCAACCGCAGCAGCAAAATTGGGTCCCGCTCTGGGGCGACGGGCAGCGAGGGATCCACCCAAGCGGTGATTCGGGCTTGCTATCAGCAGGTGTACGGCTATGTGCCCTACGAAGGTCAGCGGCTGACCCGCTGGGAGATCAAGCTGGAATCCGGCGAGATCACCGTCAAAGAGTTTGTTCGCCAACTGGCCAAATCGGATCTGTTCCGCAACAAATACTGGTCGAGCCTCTACGTCTGCAAAGCCATCGAGTTTATTCACCGCAAGCTGCTCGGTCGGCCCACCTACGGTCGGCAGGAGATGAACCCCCTCTTCGACATCGCCTCTAAGAAAGGGTTCTATGCTGTGGTTGATGCGATTTTGGAAAGCGAAGACTATCGGCAAGCCTTTGGGGAAGATACGGTGCCGTACGAGCGCTACCTCACCCCTGGCGGCCTTTCTCTACGGCGCATGCGGCCCGGTTCTAGCGATATGGCGGCCACAAAGCCGATCCGTACTGACGATGAGATCCCACTGTTTGTCAAGTTGGGGCAGCCGCAGGATCTGCCTTCGGGAGAGCTGGAGATTCAGCGGCGGGCGCAGCAAGGGGTGCCCAAGGTGCGCCAAGAAACCCCGATCTTCAAGCTCACCAGCATTGCCAACAAGGCCGAAGTGAACAACCTGATCCGCGCTGCTTACCGGCAGGTGTTCGAGCGGGATATGGACATTTACAGTGTCAGTTCTGAGCTGAGCGTGGCCGAATCCAAGCTGCGCAATGGGGAGATCACAGTCAAGGAGTTCATCGAAGCGCTAGGGTGCTCAGAGCTGTACCGCTCCGAATTCTATGCTCCCCACCCGAACACGAAGGTGATCGAGTTGGGCACCAAGCACTTCTTGGGACGTGCACCGCTGAATCAGCAGGAGATCCGTAAGTACAACCAGATCCTAGCGACCCAAGGGGTAAAAGCCTTCGTGCGCGCCCTGTTGAACACCCAAGAGTATCGGGATGTCTTCAATGAGGATGTGGTGCCCTATCGCCGCTTCCCCACCTTGCCTGCGGCCAATTTCCCCAACACCCAGGATCTGTACGGTCGCCTAACCAAGCAAAACGAAGAGTTGGTAGTGCCCAGCTTCAGCCCGGTGGGCAACGATCGCAGCTAA
- a CDS encoding DUF2254 family protein, whose product MPTAPTLSPQASPGHALPIRTLRTLTWSAWVVGAGLFLALGGRWLVQGGVDLAVRVSGTESLQIQDTGALHEFVATLAQVLSGVLGFTISVVAIVVQLSADRFTPKVTELFLREKVNFYIIFFLILANVVSLWSSMALSIYERPALLIGLNLVLGTASFLVLIPYFNFVFNFLQPASIIHRIEQQVQQAVLSALASGPEWCRSSRQEHASEGSPQSKSSLAHQRCLSALDEIKGIATSAIRQQEGIILLDALDSLKAFWLFYAARKEQLPRNWFLLSPALRRDPDFVSVDEGLLRQIEMEGSWVELKILRQYQALFGEGLNGMRQVSTLVAIHSRELGIRALQTQKLMVAGWVIKFFNTYLRAVINTQDIRTGYNLLKQYRMVAEAALRQHHSALVLEIVGHFRYYSLIAYKAGLFFLSETFGFDLGLLAQLSCALRLETTEAILQVLLRLDQDPESEQQESTLRGIRKTQVRLAAYFLSCGREDLAKLIYLDMHHEPLVRLQIIRQELQSTTAEFWEFTDRGENFYYLDPVLQPYADQFFGWFPVFSPQMNAGQEPLYPSGQGSLELP is encoded by the coding sequence ATGCCCACCGCTCCTACTTTGTCTCCCCAGGCTTCCCCAGGGCATGCTCTGCCCATCCGGACACTGCGAACCTTAACCTGGAGTGCTTGGGTGGTGGGAGCCGGTTTGTTTTTGGCGTTGGGCGGGCGGTGGTTGGTGCAGGGGGGAGTGGATCTGGCCGTTCGCGTTAGCGGGACGGAGTCCTTGCAGATTCAGGATACAGGCGCTTTGCACGAATTTGTGGCCACCTTGGCCCAGGTGCTGTCGGGGGTGCTGGGCTTCACCATCTCGGTGGTGGCAATTGTAGTGCAACTGAGCGCCGATCGCTTTACCCCCAAGGTGACGGAATTATTTCTGCGGGAGAAGGTGAACTTCTACATCATCTTTTTTCTGATTCTGGCCAATGTGGTCAGTTTGTGGAGTTCCATGGCTCTGAGCATTTATGAGCGTCCGGCGTTGCTGATTGGGCTGAATTTGGTGCTGGGCACGGCCTCGTTTTTGGTGTTGATCCCCTATTTCAATTTTGTCTTTAATTTCTTGCAACCCGCCTCGATTATCCATCGCATTGAGCAACAGGTGCAGCAGGCGGTCTTATCTGCCCTTGCCTCTGGGCCTGAGTGGTGTCGTTCTTCTCGACAAGAGCACGCCTCTGAGGGATCCCCACAGTCCAAATCCTCACTTGCCCATCAGCGCTGTCTATCTGCCCTGGATGAAATTAAAGGCATCGCCACCAGCGCCATCCGCCAGCAGGAGGGGATCATCCTTTTAGATGCTCTGGACAGCCTCAAGGCCTTCTGGTTGTTCTATGCCGCCCGCAAAGAGCAATTGCCCCGCAACTGGTTTCTCCTCAGTCCAGCGCTGCGCCGGGATCCGGATTTTGTCTCGGTGGACGAGGGGCTGCTGCGGCAGATCGAAATGGAGGGATCCTGGGTGGAGCTGAAGATCCTGCGGCAGTATCAAGCCTTGTTTGGGGAAGGGCTGAATGGTATGCGCCAGGTGAGCACCCTGGTGGCCATTCACAGCCGGGAGCTGGGGATTCGGGCTTTACAAACTCAAAAACTGATGGTAGCCGGATGGGTGATCAAATTTTTCAACACCTATCTGCGGGCGGTGATCAACACCCAAGATATTCGCACAGGCTACAACTTGCTCAAGCAGTACCGCATGGTGGCTGAGGCAGCGCTACGACAACATCACTCTGCTCTGGTTCTGGAGATCGTGGGCCACTTTCGCTACTACAGCCTCATCGCCTACAAAGCAGGCCTCTTTTTCCTTTCAGAAACCTTTGGCTTTGATCTGGGGCTACTGGCGCAACTGAGCTGTGCCTTGCGGTTGGAAACCACAGAAGCGATTTTGCAGGTCTTGCTACGTCTGGATCAAGATCCAGAAAGCGAGCAACAGGAAAGTACACTGCGTGGGATCCGCAAAACCCAGGTACGTCTGGCCGCCTATTTTTTGAGTTGTGGACGGGAAGATCTGGCCAAGTTGATCTACCTGGATATGCACCATGAGCCGCTGGTACGCCTGCAAATTATTCGCCAGGAGCTACAATCCACCACGGCTGAGTTTTGGGAGTTTACGGATCGGGGGGAGAATTTTTACTATTTGGATCCCGTTCTGCAACCCTATGCCGACCAGTTCTTTGGCTGGTTTCCGGTGTTCTCCCCGCAGATGAATGCTGGGCAGGAGCCACTGTATCCTAGCGGGCAGGGATCCCTAGAGCTTCCGTAA
- the ftsY gene encoding signal recognition particle-docking protein FtsY encodes MAFDWFRRRFTEQNEPEAGLEKPTEAAGQSAPTPSATPNPSPPETTPEDYLAFAKAAYANLKARETSQAAPARQFPPEVPTPSQTVETAEPTPTPSEIKRESPAPPVSIPEGSSQPATPAAEEIPAVHASGTESVSAPVQSVAAPSFFDLAPRAVKRLEALEASAIAEPEPVAATLSSPAEAPSEELVFDEGFRWSAEILAAQGRRPEEISAEEISWLQKLRQGLGKTRLNLINQLKALVGRGPIDQDAVEEIEMVLLQADVGIDATERIIQALQKRMREEVLPPEEAVKYLKQQMRQMLSVGDPTFAPQRDHLNVWLIVGVNGAGKTTTIGKIAHVAQGSGYKCLIAAADTFRAAAVEQLKVWGERAGVEVIANPGQNTDPAAVVFDAVTAAQARGTELLLVDTAGRLQNKKNLMDELAKIRRIIDKKAPEATVEGLLVLDATQGQNGLRQAQVFAEAAKLSGVILTKLDSTAKGGIALAITQQMHLPIRFIGAGEGLEDLRPFSSYEFVEALLSEY; translated from the coding sequence ATGGCCTTTGATTGGTTTCGTCGCCGCTTCACCGAACAAAATGAGCCAGAAGCTGGCTTGGAAAAGCCGACTGAGGCCGCGGGTCAGTCGGCACCAACACCATCGGCCACCCCAAACCCTTCACCCCCTGAAACCACCCCGGAGGACTACCTCGCTTTTGCCAAAGCAGCTTATGCCAACTTAAAAGCCCGGGAAACCTCTCAAGCTGCCCCGGCTCGTCAGTTCCCCCCAGAGGTGCCTACCCCGTCCCAAACCGTCGAGACGGCGGAGCCGACCCCTACCCCCTCAGAAATCAAGCGCGAGTCCCCCGCCCCTCCCGTATCTATCCCGGAGGGATCCTCCCAGCCCGCCACTCCAGCAGCGGAGGAGATACCCGCTGTTCACGCCAGTGGGACGGAGTCCGTATCTGCCCCTGTCCAATCGGTTGCTGCTCCTTCCTTTTTCGATCTAGCCCCTCGTGCGGTAAAACGTCTGGAGGCCCTAGAAGCTAGCGCCATAGCTGAGCCGGAACCTGTTGCCGCCACCCTTTCTTCTCCGGCAGAAGCTCCTTCAGAAGAACTTGTTTTTGACGAAGGCTTCCGCTGGTCTGCAGAGATCCTGGCGGCCCAAGGGCGCAGACCGGAGGAAATCTCTGCCGAAGAAATCTCCTGGCTGCAAAAGCTGCGGCAAGGGCTGGGCAAAACCCGCCTGAACTTGATTAACCAACTAAAAGCCCTGGTGGGCCGTGGCCCCATTGACCAGGATGCCGTTGAAGAAATTGAGATGGTATTGCTGCAGGCGGATGTAGGCATTGATGCCACCGAGCGGATCATCCAAGCCCTGCAAAAACGGATGCGCGAGGAGGTGTTGCCCCCGGAAGAAGCGGTGAAATACCTGAAACAGCAGATGCGGCAGATGCTCAGCGTCGGGGATCCCACCTTTGCGCCGCAACGGGATCATTTGAATGTGTGGCTTATCGTCGGGGTGAATGGGGCGGGCAAAACCACCACCATCGGTAAGATCGCCCATGTTGCCCAGGGATCCGGCTACAAATGCCTGATCGCTGCCGCCGATACCTTCCGGGCCGCCGCCGTGGAACAACTCAAGGTTTGGGGAGAACGAGCTGGTGTTGAGGTGATCGCCAATCCTGGCCAGAACACCGATCCGGCAGCGGTGGTGTTTGATGCAGTGACAGCAGCCCAGGCCAGGGGCACAGAGTTATTGCTGGTGGATACGGCCGGTCGTTTGCAAAACAAAAAGAACCTGATGGATGAGCTGGCCAAGATTCGCCGCATCATCGACAAAAAAGCCCCCGAGGCAACGGTAGAAGGGCTGCTGGTCTTGGATGCTACGCAGGGGCAAAATGGGTTGCGCCAAGCCCAAGTGTTTGCCGAGGCCGCCAAGCTGAGCGGGGTGATCCTAACCAAGCTGGATAGCACCGCCAAAGGGGGGATCGCTCTGGCCATCACCCAACAGATGCATCTACCCATTCGCTTTATTGGCGCTGGGGAGGGACTAGAAGATCTGCGCCCCTTTTCCAGTTACGAGTTTGTGGAGGCGCTCTTGAGCGAGTATTGA